The Accipiter gentilis chromosome 7, bAccGen1.1, whole genome shotgun sequence genome includes a region encoding these proteins:
- the YDJC gene encoding carbohydrate deacetylase encodes MLQVKLIVTGDDFGYCPRRNQGIVDCFLAGAVSNVSLLVNGSAAADAAKLARRYNIPIGLHANLSEGSPVCEVLKTNSSLLNQDGFFHGKMGFRTALSKGLLNMSEVKQELKAQVELFHELTGHLPPHMDGHQHIHVLPEVRHVFAEVLEEYGIKYTRVPIEPGLHNCDWIPPSLMDFYLGVEEDSFNTVDVFTRHGIRWPDIYIGLSTMGKNMSVSNIWNAIDTAIVEFTSKASLPAQPTPQSRTVTIELMVHPGYPSVPPVGGCGDGPDDFSQSWERLHELQTLIKAELQSHYKTRNIQLCSFKDL; translated from the exons ATGCTTCAGGTGAAGCTCATAGTCACTGGAGATGACTTTGGCTATTGTCCTCGGAGAAACCAAGGCATCGTGGACTGTTTCCTGGCTGGTGCGGTATCTAACGTGTCCCTTCTAGTCAACGGAAGTGCTGCAGCAGATGCAGCCAAGCTGGCAAGGAG ATACAACATCCCAATAGGCCTGCATGCCAACCTCTCCGAGGGCTCTCCTGTATGTGAGGTGCTCAAGACAAACTCTTCTCTGCTCAACCAAGATGGATTCTTCCATGGGAAAATGGGATTCAGAACAGCTCTATCAAAAGGTCTCCTGAATATGTCAGAG GTGAAGCAGGAGCTGAAGGCCCAGGTGGAGCTGTTCCATGAGCTGACAGGTCACCTACCTCCTCACATGGATGGGCACCAGCACATCCACGTCCTCCCAG AAGTCAGACACGTATTTGCAGAGGTGTTAGAGGAATATGGGATTAAGTACACACGTGTCCCAATAGAGCCAGGCCTTCATAACTGTGACTGGATTCCACCATCCCTGATGGACTTTTATCTGGGAGTAGAAGAAGATTCTTTTAACACCGTGGATGTGTTTACAAGGCATGGAATAAG ATGGCCAGACATTTACATAGGTTTGAGCACCATGGGCAAGAACATGTCTGTCAGTAACATCTGGAACGCCATCGACACTGCCATTGTGGAGTTCACGTCCAAGGCATCCTTACCCGCACAACCGACACCACAGAGCAGGACAGTAACGATTGAGCTGATGGTGCATCCAGGGTACCCAAGTGTCCCACCCGTCGGCGGCTGTGGGGATGGACCAGACGATTTCTCACAGTCCTGGGAGCGCCTCCATGAACTCCAGACGTTAATtaaggcagagctgcagagccatTACAAAACCAGGAACATCCAGCTTTGTTCATTCAAAGATCTTTAG